In Picosynechococcus sp. PCC 7002, the following are encoded in one genomic region:
- a CDS encoding RNA recognition motif domain-containing protein, whose amino-acid sequence MSIYVGNLDYAVEEDDLREVFNDYGKVKRVYLPVDRETQRKRGFGFVEMSNDEEEDKAIEALDGASWMGRDMKVNKARPRTNSR is encoded by the coding sequence ATGTCAATTTATGTTGGAAACCTGGACTACGCCGTAGAAGAAGACGATCTTCGTGAAGTCTTTAATGACTACGGTAAAGTAAAACGCGTTTATCTTCCGGTAGACCGTGAAACCCAAAGAAAGCGTGGCTTTGGCTTTGTGGAAATGTCTAACGATGAAGAAGAAGATAAGGCGATTGAAGCCCTCGATGGTGCTAGCTGGATGGGCCGCGACATGAAGGTCAATAAAGCAAGACCCCGCACCAACAGCCGCTAA